In Juglans regia cultivar Chandler chromosome 5, Walnut 2.0, whole genome shotgun sequence, the following are encoded in one genomic region:
- the LOC109019774 gene encoding receptor-like protein kinase FERONIA, with the protein MWNSFLLPPFTPLYLVFFFLLHHLICMVSVKSSSPYTPIDQILLNCGSSGNSTALDNRTWIGDANLKFLPLEQSLNNHPSLTRIAARQSPTAALVPFATARISLSTFTYDFPVTAGQKFIRLYFFPASYSDFDRSKALFSVKAGPFTLLSNFNASLTADADGDPGDTIFREYCVNIEEDQRLNITFTPSPTVSDSYAFINGLEILSMPPNLYYTPEDDQRFSFVGQSNSYSIKNSTALETVYRINVGGRSISPTEDTGMFRAWSQDDKYLKEYRVLFLPFNDTINLRFTKLVPAYVAPEYVYRTARTLGSDSDINLSYNLTWEFPVDSGFYYFIRLHFCEFQPEILQASNRRFRIFIANQTAEDSADVIHWSGGNGVPVYKDYAVSIFTKERDKKVNLYIAIGAEPQRWKTNYQDAIMNGIEIFKVSDPSNCNLAGPNPDPILVTPPTIELPRQSTNSKNSRRTTIFVAAGGVTGLIVASIFGFLIFRTGKKDKNSGSADFGKTKRSKASSLPEELCRHFSLQEMKTATHNFHEELIIGEGGFGNVYKGLVDEGTETLAIKRLNPESKQGLHEFLTEIEMLSQLRHVHLVSLIGYCDDDGEMILVYDYMTNGTLRHHLYDTNNAPLDWKQRLEICIGAACGLNYLHTGMEKPIIHRDVKTTNILLDSKWVAKVSDFGLSKEGRDNTAINTVVKGTWGYLDPEYARRQQLTEKSDVYSFGVVLLEVLCARKVVNIKLQEEQWNLANWARKCIENGSMGEIIDPYLKGKMAPVCFKVYLEVAESCVREQGIQRPTMKDVMERLVFALQLQTEADDRMEKTNPDGKHTYTEVLSFHVAGDARFNNDLSGHVMESDSGTELTWTHDTGLSYQSLGSDSVN; encoded by the coding sequence ATGTGGAATTCCTTCCTCCTACCTCCTTTTACACCTCTCTaccttgttttcttcttcttgctgCACCACCTAATCTGCATGGTCTCCGTTAAATCGTCGTCACCTTACACACCCATCGACCAAATTCTCCTCAATTGTGGCTCCTCTGGCAATTCAACTGCCTTGGATAATCGGACCTGGATCGGAGACGCGAATTTAAAATTCCTCCCTCTTGAACAATCGCTGAATAACCACCCATCTCTCACCCGTATCGCAGCTAGACAATCCCCCACTGCTGCCCTAGTGCCCTTTGCCACTGCTCGCATCTCTCTGTCCACGTTCACCTACGATTTCCCTGTCACCGCCGGCCAAAAGTTCATTCGACTATACTTTTTCCCAGCTTCGTACTCCGACTTTGATCGCTCTAAAGCCCTCTTCTCCGTCAAAGCTGGTCCTTTTACTCTTCTTAGCAACTTCAACGCGTCACTCACGGCAGATGCTGATGGAGATCCAGGCGATACCATATTCAGAGAATACTGTGTCAACATTGAGGAAGATCAGAGGTTGAACATAACCTTCACTCCATCTCCGACCGTTTCTGATTCCTATGCTTTTATCAACGGACTCGAAATCTTATCGATGCCTCCAAATCTCTATTACACTCCGGAGGACGATCAAAGATTTTCTTTTGTCGGCCAGAGCAACTCGTACAGCATCAAGAACAGCACTGCTCTCGAGACAGTATACAGAATCAATGTTGGAGGGCGCTCCATCTCACCCACTGAAGACACCGGAATGTTCCGGGCTTGGAGCCAGGACGACAAGTACTTGAAAGAATATAGAGTACTTTTTCTACCTTTCAACGACACCATCAATCTAAGATTTACCAAATTAGTACCTGCGTACGTTGCACCGGAATATGTCTATCGGACTGCCCGAACTCTGGGGAGCGACTCGGATATCAACCTGAGCTACAATCTAACCTGGGAATTCCCCGTTGATTCTGGGTTTTATTATTTCATAAGGCTACACTTTTGCGAGTTTCAGCCAGAGATTCTCCAGGCCAGTAACAGAAGGTTCCGTATTTTCATAGCAAATCAAACCGCTGAGGACTCTGCCGACGTGATTCACTGGAGTGGTGGAAATGGTGTGCCCGTATATAAAGACTACGCCGTTTCGATATTCACTAAAGAAAGAGACAAGAAGGTGAACCTCTACATTGCTATAGGAGCAGAACCGCAGAGGTGGAAGACTAATTACCAAGATGCAATCATGAACGGAATCGAAATCTTCAAAGTAAGCGACCCTTCCAACTGCAATCTCGCCGGACCCAACCCCGACCCAATTCTGGTGACCCCTCCGACGATTGAGCTACCAAGACAATCGACGAACTCGAAGAATAGTAGAAGAACGACCATCTTCGTTGCTGCTGGTGGAGTAACCGGATTAATTGTGGCGTCGATTTTCGGATTCTTGATTTTCCGGACTGGCAAGAAGGACAAGAATTCGGGCTCCGCCGATTTTGGAAAGACCAAACGGTCAAAGGCCTCGTCGCTGCCTGAAGAACTATGCCGCCActtctcactacaagaaatgaAAACAGCTACACACAACTTCCACGAAGAGTTAATTATCGGCGAGGGAGGTTTTGGCAATGTATATAAGGGTCTCGTTGACGAGGGTACCGAGACTCTGGCGATCAAGCGCTTGAACCCGGAGTCAAAGCAAGGTCTTCACGAGTTCTTGACAGAGATCGAAATGCTCTCTCAGCTTCGCCATGTCCACCTCGTTTCTCTCATCGGATACTGCGACGATGACGGCGAGATGATCCTCGTCTACGACTACATGACCAACGGCACGCTCCGCCACCATCTCTATGACACCAACAATGCCCCCCTCGATTGGAAACAGAGGCTGGAGATTTGCATCGGAGCGGCGTGTGGTCTGAACTACCTGCACACGGGCATGGAGAAGCCAATCATCCACCGTGACGTGAAGACGACCAATATTCTGTTGGACTCGAAATGGGTGGCCAAGGTTTCAGATTTTGGATTGTCCAAAGAGGGTCGAGATAACACCGCAATCAATACCGTAGTAAAGGGTACGTGGGGGTATTTGGACCCGGAATACGCAAGACGGCAACAACTGACTGAGAAATCCGATGTATACTCCTTCGGCGTGGTTCTCTTGGAAGTTTTATGCGCCCGAAAAGTAGTAAATATCAAACTGCAGGAGGAGCAATGGAATTTGGCCAATTGGGCCCGAAAATGCATTGAGAATGGGAGTATGGGCGAAATCATAGATCCCTATCTGAAGGGGAAGATGGCTCCTGTGTGTTTCAAGGTGTACTTGGAGGTGGCGGAGAGTTGCGTGCGCGAACAGGGGATCCAACGGCCTACCATGAAAGACGTGATGGAAAGGCTCGTCTTCGCATTGCAACTACAGACGGAAGCAGATGACAGGATGGAGAAAACCAATCCTGACGGCAAGCATACCTATACGGAGGTGTTATCATTCCATGTAGCCGGAGACGCTCGGTTCAATAACGATCTTAGTGGACACGTGATGGAATCGGACAGTGGGACCGAGTTAACTTGGACTCACGATACTGGGTTGAGCTACCAAAGTCTAGGTTCTGATAGTGTTAATTAA